A section of the Paracoccaceae bacterium genome encodes:
- a CDS encoding RidA family protein translates to MPRTHVFSGSIYEEMAGYARAVIVGDAIYVSGTVGVDFKTGELADGPEAQTDRALDTIQATLEEAGSSLGDIVRVRVYAPDPADVMAISGRLKERLGFTSPTNTTICSPLAVPGAHVELEVEALRGSANPG, encoded by the coding sequence ATGCCGCGCACCCATGTCTTCTCGGGCTCGATCTATGAAGAAATGGCCGGGTACGCCCGGGCGGTGATCGTGGGGGACGCGATCTATGTCTCCGGAACGGTCGGCGTGGATTTCAAAACCGGGGAACTGGCCGATGGCCCCGAGGCGCAAACAGACCGGGCGCTGGACACGATCCAGGCCACGCTGGAGGAGGCCGGATCCTCGCTGGGCGATATTGTCCGCGTGCGGGTCTATGCGCCCGACCCCGCCGACGTGATGGCGATTTCCGGTCGGCTGAAGGAACGGCTTGGGTTCACCTCACCGACGAATACGACGATCTGTTCGCCGCTTGCCGTGCCCGGTGCGCATGTCGAGCTGGAGGTCGAGGCCCTGCGCGGTTCGGCGAACCCGGGATGA
- a CDS encoding IS630 family transposase (programmed frameshift) produces the protein MSAPLPSALRIRFQRYIEEGLSGRAAALRLKLSPATGARWARQVRMKGHAEPARQGPPRGKGKLAPHREFFEELIAQDPDITLFELRNALADAEGVRVHHSSIANLLSRLGFTYKKSLVATERRRAKVRQQRADWFRYRSPAIATFPERVVFIDETAVKTNLTRLRGRAKRGKRLTMDAPFGSWGTQTLIAGLTQGALIAPWVIKGAIDGPAFAAYIREVLVPEINPGTVVILDNLATHRNKEATQALRNHGCWFLYLPPYSPDLNPIEQAFSKLKAHLRRIGARSFTQVFEAIGAICDLYDPVECWNYFKAAGYVSG, from the exons ATGTCAGCACCTTTGCCATCTGCGCTTCGGATACGGTTTCAGAGATACATTGAAGAAGGGTTGAGCGGGCGCGCGGCGGCGTTGCGGTTGAAGCTGTCGCCTGCCACAGGCGCGCGGTGGGCGCGTCAGGTGAGGATGAAGGGTCATGCGGAACCTGCCCGGCAGGGACCGCCGCGCGGCAAGGGAAAGCTGGCTCCGCATCGGGAATTCTTTGAGGAGTTGATCGCACAAGACCCTGACATCACGCTCTTTGAGTTGCGTAATGCGCTGGCCGATGCAGAGGGTGTGCGGGTGCATCACTCCTCCATCGCCAACCTTCTGTCCCGGCTCGGCTTCACGTAC AAAAAGTCGCTGGTCGCCACCGAGCGCCGCCGCGCCAAGGTAAGGCAGCAACGGGCCGACTGGTTCAGATACCGCTCGCCAGCCATTGCGACCTTTCCTGAGCGCGTTGTCTTTATTGACGAAACCGCAGTGAAGACAAACCTCACGCGCCTACGCGGCAGAGCCAAGCGCGGTAAGCGCCTGACGATGGATGCGCCCTTCGGAAGCTGGGGAACCCAAACCTTGATCGCGGGCCTGACCCAAGGCGCGCTGATCGCACCTTGGGTCATCAAGGGAGCGATAGATGGCCCCGCCTTCGCGGCCTACATCCGCGAAGTGCTGGTCCCCGAGATCAACCCCGGCACTGTCGTCATTCTCGACAACCTGGCAACCCACCGGAATAAGGAGGCGACGCAGGCTTTACGCAATCACGGCTGCTGGTTCCTTTACCTGCCACCGTACTCGCCCGACCTGAATCCCATCGAGCAGGCCTTCTCTAAACTGAAAGCCCATTTGCGACGGATCGGGGCCAGGTCCTTTACCCAGGTCTTCGAAGCAATCGGAGCAATCTGCGATCTCTACGACCCAGTAGAATGCTGGAACTACTTTAAGGCCGCCGGATATGTCTCAGGTTAA
- a CDS encoding ABC transporter substrate-binding protein, with protein MKPEANKESNMRRLMTAGALALGATFAISGAASAQDCPVKLGAILPVSGPMGQVGERISNTGAFAVKLFNEAGGVKGCPVEYVLRDTQGQSAIGVDAAKSLVDLEGVAALIGAVSSGVSLPVLTSVAVPSKVVQVSCCSSSESFTALAEEGKTEGYWFRTYATNRSQSAMGAKLTVDSGFKKTAVIYVNTDFGVGLAKRFEQDIAKLGGTITSSVAYNESQQSYRAEVTKALEGEPDSLFLIAFPVDGATITREWLALGGTDNLIVNNSLRSSDYFEAVGSQYLTNLVGYDSAQPRLASVDTFNELFEAEFDGPPDGPGLHSVFDAVNVVLLAMEASDEITGDNIREGIRVVTADGGTEVYPGVEGIQRAKELIAAGEAIRYVGATGALQFDQNGDVQAPKMTWKLDGDENVETGYLSTEEVAELIKMLDAN; from the coding sequence ATGAAACCAGAGGCCAACAAGGAGAGTAACATGAGAAGACTGATGACAGCCGGGGCACTCGCCCTCGGCGCGACCTTCGCGATTTCGGGCGCGGCAAGCGCCCAGGACTGCCCGGTGAAACTGGGCGCGATTCTGCCCGTATCCGGCCCGATGGGCCAGGTGGGTGAACGGATTTCCAACACCGGCGCCTTTGCCGTGAAACTGTTCAATGAGGCGGGCGGCGTCAAAGGCTGCCCGGTCGAATACGTTCTGCGCGATACCCAAGGCCAATCGGCCATCGGCGTCGACGCGGCCAAATCGCTGGTCGATCTGGAAGGTGTTGCGGCGCTGATCGGGGCCGTCAGCTCGGGCGTCAGCCTGCCGGTTCTGACCTCGGTCGCGGTGCCGTCGAAGGTGGTGCAGGTATCCTGCTGTAGCTCGTCCGAATCCTTCACGGCACTCGCTGAAGAGGGCAAGACAGAAGGCTATTGGTTCCGCACCTATGCGACCAATCGCAGCCAGTCGGCGATGGGCGCAAAGCTGACCGTTGACAGCGGCTTCAAGAAGACCGCCGTGATCTATGTGAACACCGACTTCGGCGTCGGCCTGGCCAAACGGTTCGAGCAGGACATCGCCAAGCTGGGCGGCACGATCACATCCTCGGTCGCCTACAACGAAAGCCAGCAAAGCTATCGCGCCGAGGTGACCAAGGCGTTGGAGGGTGAGCCGGATTCGCTGTTCCTGATCGCCTTCCCGGTCGATGGCGCGACGATTACGCGCGAATGGCTGGCGCTGGGCGGCACGGACAACCTGATCGTGAACAACTCGCTGCGCTCTTCCGATTACTTCGAAGCGGTTGGCAGCCAGTATCTGACGAACCTCGTCGGTTATGATAGCGCCCAGCCGCGTCTGGCGTCGGTCGATACCTTTAACGAGCTGTTCGAGGCTGAGTTTGACGGCCCCCCCGATGGGCCCGGCCTACACTCGGTCTTCGATGCGGTGAATGTTGTGCTTCTGGCGATGGAAGCGTCCGATGAGATTACCGGCGACAACATCCGCGAAGGCATCCGCGTGGTCACGGCGGATGGCGGGACCGAGGTTTATCCCGGTGTCGAAGGCATTCAGCGCGCGAAAGAGCTAATCGCCGCGGGTGAGGCCATTCGCTATGTCGGTGCAACCGGCGCGTTGCAATTCGACCAGAACGGCGATGTGCAGGCCCCGAAGATGACCTGGAAACTGGACGGCGATGAAAACGTCGAAACCGGGTATCTGTCGACCGAGGAAGTCGCCGAGCTGATCAAGATGCTCGACGCCAACTGA
- a CDS encoding ATP-binding cassette domain-containing protein, with the protein MIRRLTATDIVAGYRPDLPILHGVSAHLDAGEVVTIIGPNGAGKSTLIKSIAGLVKITSGIVEIDGADRTRTPAHLLAGAGVAYVPQTGNVFTTLTIRENLIVGGAALPKAEALAQIDRIFDQYPMLATKRSEKARVLSGGERQILAIARALLTSPKIILLDEPTAGLSPMAASELFDLVRGLVADGAAVLMVEQNAKAALKMSDRAYVLAEGENRIDGVASDLLENDEIGRIFLGARPEDVT; encoded by the coding sequence TTGATCCGCCGCCTGACCGCCACGGATATCGTCGCGGGCTATCGCCCCGATCTGCCAATCCTCCACGGTGTCAGCGCCCATCTGGACGCGGGTGAGGTGGTGACAATTATTGGCCCGAATGGTGCCGGTAAATCGACGTTGATCAAATCCATTGCCGGGCTGGTGAAAATCACCTCGGGCATTGTCGAGATTGATGGCGCAGACCGCACCCGCACGCCTGCCCATCTGCTGGCCGGGGCGGGCGTCGCCTATGTGCCGCAGACCGGGAACGTGTTCACAACGCTGACGATCCGCGAAAACCTGATCGTTGGCGGCGCAGCACTGCCGAAGGCCGAGGCGTTGGCCCAGATCGACAGGATTTTCGACCAATATCCGATGCTGGCCACGAAACGGTCCGAGAAGGCGCGGGTGTTGTCGGGGGGAGAGCGTCAAATTCTGGCGATTGCGCGGGCATTGCTGACCTCTCCGAAGATCATATTGCTGGACGAGCCCACGGCAGGGCTGTCGCCGATGGCGGCGTCAGAACTGTTCGATCTGGTGCGCGGGCTGGTGGCGGACGGGGCCGCCGTTCTGATGGTGGAACAGAACGCCAAGGCGGCATTGAAGATGTCGGACCGCGCCTATGTCCTGGCCGAGGGCGAGAACCGCATCGACGGGGTCGCGTCGGACCTGCTGGAAAATGACGAGATCGGGCGCATCTTCCTGGGCGCACGACCGGAGGATGTGACATGA
- a CDS encoding NAD-dependent epimerase/dehydratase family protein, with product MTSDNAPILITGGAGFIGARLARRLARLGHPVTVFDSFAEQVHGNGSAARAGVAVDGISVLHGDVRDRDLIERALRASRARTVIHLAAETGTGQSHTEPAHYVDVNVTGTARLVEAIRNVGGVRRVILSGSRAVYGEGACVDRAGLRVTAVARREADLAVGDYAPKDRVGRSLRPVATASDTPAAPTSIYASTKLMQEYLLTQGLWGSGTHVGLLRMQNVYGPGQALSNPYTGVLSVFARKISEGEKLEVFEDGAITRDFVYVDDAVEAFVSMVQTPVVTAQPIDIGSGKATTLLEIAGKLLETMEGDRDGLHVTGAYRPGDVRHALADISTAKAVLGWRPNVDLDAGLVRFAEWAAAAPKHAVA from the coding sequence ATGACATCTGACAACGCGCCAATACTGATTACCGGGGGCGCCGGATTCATTGGTGCCCGACTGGCGCGGCGCCTGGCGCGGCTGGGGCATCCGGTGACGGTATTCGACAGTTTTGCCGAACAGGTGCATGGCAACGGTAGCGCCGCGCGCGCCGGTGTGGCGGTGGACGGGATCTCTGTGCTTCATGGCGATGTGCGTGACCGCGATCTGATCGAACGGGCGTTGCGGGCAAGCCGTGCGCGCACCGTCATTCATCTGGCCGCAGAAACCGGCACCGGGCAAAGCCATACCGAACCGGCGCATTATGTCGATGTGAATGTCACCGGCACGGCACGACTGGTCGAAGCCATTCGCAACGTCGGCGGCGTGCGCCGCGTCATCCTGTCCGGGTCGCGCGCGGTCTATGGCGAAGGGGCGTGTGTTGACCGGGCCGGTTTGCGCGTGACGGCCGTGGCGCGCCGCGAAGCGGATCTGGCGGTTGGCGATTACGCGCCCAAAGACCGGGTCGGACGCAGCCTGCGCCCTGTGGCCACGGCGTCAGATACACCGGCAGCACCGACATCCATCTATGCCTCGACCAAGCTGATGCAGGAATACCTGCTGACGCAGGGATTGTGGGGCAGTGGAACGCATGTCGGACTGTTGCGGATGCAGAACGTCTATGGCCCCGGTCAGGCGCTGAGCAATCCCTATACAGGTGTCTTGTCGGTCTTTGCGCGCAAGATCTCGGAAGGTGAAAAGCTGGAGGTCTTCGAAGACGGCGCGATCACGCGTGATTTCGTCTATGTGGATGACGCCGTCGAAGCGTTTGTCAGCATGGTGCAGACCCCGGTGGTGACCGCACAACCCATCGACATCGGGTCCGGAAAGGCCACGACGCTGTTGGAAATCGCCGGAAAACTGTTGGAGACGATGGAAGGTGACCGCGATGGCCTGCACGTGACAGGGGCCTATCGGCCAGGGGATGTTCGCCATGCGCTTGCCGACATCTCGACAGCCAAGGCGGTGCTGGGATGGCGGCCCAATGTGGATCTGGACGCTGGCTTGGTCAGATTTGCCGAATGGGCTGCGGCCGCACCGAAACATGCGGTGGCCTGA
- a CDS encoding GSCFA domain-containing protein, which yields MSHKHPYTDLPDHCFWSKAHDTGQLLDPVAIQSDQSGGSPQTAPGIQLNRDTRIATAGSCFAQHIAQHLRTSGYTVLDAEAPHPVISPEVAARFGYGVFSARYGNIYTARQLLQLVQRAGGAFCPREDRWTEPGGQLIDPFRPTVEPGGFPDAASFEADRSAHFAAVTEVMRSAEVLIFTLGLTEGWRDRDDDAIYPLAPGVAGGCFDPDRHEFVNFSVEETVADFRAFLAMVRRDNPDLRIILTVSPVPLAATARADAHVVAATSYSKTVLRVAAEQLAQGDTAITYFPSYEIITSASSRGRYFGPDHRSVERAGVRHVMKIFSRHFTTAGEDALARGAAGERQRAPSSGAHAATVRVARALDVICDEQRLEGAAR from the coding sequence ATGAGCCATAAGCACCCTTACACCGATTTGCCCGACCATTGCTTCTGGTCGAAGGCGCATGACACCGGGCAATTGCTGGACCCGGTTGCGATCCAGTCCGACCAGTCGGGCGGTTCGCCGCAAACTGCGCCCGGTATCCAACTGAATCGCGACACACGTATCGCGACGGCAGGAAGCTGCTTTGCCCAGCACATCGCCCAGCATCTGCGGACCAGCGGCTATACTGTTCTGGATGCCGAGGCGCCGCATCCGGTTATTTCGCCCGAGGTTGCGGCGCGATTTGGCTATGGCGTATTTTCTGCACGCTATGGAAATATCTATACCGCGCGCCAGCTGCTGCAATTGGTCCAGCGCGCAGGTGGCGCGTTTTGTCCGCGCGAAGATCGCTGGACTGAACCTGGCGGTCAGTTGATCGACCCGTTCCGGCCTACGGTTGAACCGGGCGGCTTCCCGGACGCGGCGAGTTTCGAAGCTGACCGCAGCGCCCACTTTGCGGCAGTGACCGAGGTGATGCGCAGCGCCGAAGTTCTGATATTCACGCTGGGCCTGACCGAGGGTTGGCGCGACCGGGACGATGACGCGATCTATCCGTTGGCGCCCGGCGTCGCAGGTGGCTGTTTCGATCCGGACCGGCATGAGTTCGTGAATTTCTCGGTCGAAGAAACCGTGGCGGACTTCCGGGCTTTCCTGGCCATGGTTCGGCGTGACAACCCGGATCTGCGGATCATCCTGACGGTATCGCCGGTGCCGCTGGCCGCGACGGCGCGGGCAGATGCGCATGTGGTCGCCGCGACCAGTTATTCCAAGACGGTACTGCGGGTTGCCGCTGAACAACTGGCACAGGGTGACACCGCAATAACCTATTTCCCGTCGTATGAGATCATAACCTCCGCGTCGTCCCGCGGCCGGTATTTCGGGCCGGACCATCGCTCGGTCGAGCGGGCAGGCGTGCGCCATGTCATGAAGATATTCTCCCGGCATTTCACCACGGCGGGCGAGGATGCTTTGGCCCGTGGTGCCGCGGGTGAACGACAGCGGGCACCAAGTTCCGGGGCACATGCGGCAACCGTGCGTGTGGCGCGTGCGCTGGATGTGATTTGCGACGAACAGCGCCTGGAAGGCGCGGCCCGATGA
- a CDS encoding aldo/keto reductase: protein MTEVPTITLRPGYVVSRLIRGGWQLAGGHGAVETARAADDMIAFYDAGVTTFDCADIYTGVEEIYGEGLRRLANQRGAEAAARVKIHTKYVPDYDSLADLSPADIRRIIARSCQRLGRDRLDLVQFYWWAPEVSGVEKMAAYLAALQGEGLIDRIGVTNFDEARMAQVSDSVDLMSNQVQFSLLDRRPEGAFAEWCRANDVSIIAFGVLAGGFLTDHWLGQPDPGFDFENRSLIKYRLIIEEFGGWDAFQALLGVQRGIAERRGGDIAAVATRAMLDDPDVAACIIGARYARHLPRLLKALDVALTDEDRAAIAAVQAQAPGPSGPVYGLERDKTGPHGRIMKYNLNEGAA from the coding sequence ATGACTGAGGTTCCGACGATCACGTTGCGCCCCGGCTATGTGGTCTCGCGCCTTATCCGGGGTGGCTGGCAACTGGCCGGTGGCCATGGCGCGGTCGAAACCGCGCGTGCGGCGGACGATATGATCGCCTTTTATGATGCCGGAGTAACGACGTTCGATTGCGCGGATATCTATACCGGCGTCGAAGAGATTTATGGCGAAGGGCTGCGCCGGCTGGCCAATCAGCGCGGGGCCGAAGCCGCAGCGCGGGTGAAGATCCATACCAAATACGTGCCGGACTATGACAGCCTTGCCGATCTGTCCCCCGCCGATATTCGCCGCATCATCGCCCGGTCGTGTCAGCGGCTGGGGCGGGATCGCCTGGATCTGGTGCAATTCTACTGGTGGGCCCCAGAGGTGTCGGGCGTCGAGAAGATGGCCGCCTATCTGGCGGCGCTTCAGGGCGAGGGGCTGATTGACCGGATCGGCGTGACGAATTTTGACGAAGCGCGGATGGCGCAGGTGTCGGACAGCGTTGATCTGATGTCGAACCAGGTGCAATTCTCGCTGCTGGACCGGCGGCCCGAGGGTGCGTTCGCGGAGTGGTGCCGGGCAAACGACGTTTCGATTATCGCTTTCGGCGTACTTGCGGGCGGGTTCCTGACCGATCACTGGCTGGGCCAGCCCGATCCCGGTTTCGACTTCGAAAACCGCAGCCTGATCAAATATCGTCTGATCATTGAAGAATTCGGCGGTTGGGACGCCTTTCAGGCCCTGCTGGGCGTGCAGCGCGGCATTGCCGAGCGTCGCGGTGGCGATATCGCCGCAGTGGCCACTCGCGCGATGCTGGATGATCCGGATGTGGCCGCCTGTATCATCGGGGCGCGCTATGCGCGGCATCTGCCCCGGCTGCTGAAGGCGTTGGACGTCGCGTTGACCGACGAAGACCGCGCTGCGATCGCGGCGGTTCAGGCACAGGCGCCGGGGCCGTCCGGACCGGTCTACGGATTGGAACGTGATAAGACCGGCCCACATGGCCGGATCATGAAATACAATCTGAACGAGGGCGCAGCGTGA
- a CDS encoding BAX inhibitor (BI)-1/YccA family protein: MAQYQTTRAAAGVRTAEIDEGLRAHMNKVYGLMSVGLLLTAAVAWGVGTNDAMIAAIFGTPLKWVVMFAPLIMVFAFSAMINRLSAAGAQLFFYTFAAAMGLSISFIFAVYTGFSIAQTFLVTSIAFAGLSLWGYTTKRDISGWGSFLIMGVIGLIVASIVNIFLGSPAIQFAISILGVLIFAGLTAYDTQKIKTDYIAHASAMDSEWMAKSAIMGALNLYLDFINLFMFLLQFMGNRE, encoded by the coding sequence ATGGCGCAATATCAGACCACTCGCGCCGCTGCGGGGGTCCGCACGGCCGAGATTGACGAGGGCCTTCGCGCCCATATGAACAAGGTATACGGGCTGATGTCCGTCGGCCTGTTGTTGACGGCTGCTGTGGCATGGGGCGTCGGAACCAATGACGCGATGATCGCGGCAATCTTCGGCACACCGCTGAAGTGGGTGGTGATGTTCGCCCCGCTGATCATGGTGTTCGCGTTCAGCGCGATGATCAATCGCCTGTCAGCCGCCGGTGCACAGTTGTTCTTCTATACCTTCGCCGCGGCGATGGGACTGTCGATCAGCTTTATCTTCGCGGTCTATACCGGATTTTCCATCGCTCAAACGTTCCTGGTGACGTCCATCGCATTCGCGGGCCTATCGCTGTGGGGATACACCACCAAGCGCGACATCTCGGGCTGGGGATCGTTCCTTATAATGGGCGTGATTGGCCTGATCGTTGCTTCGATCGTCAACATCTTCCTCGGCTCGCCCGCGATCCAGTTCGCGATTTCGATCCTGGGCGTGCTGATCTTCGCAGGGCTTACGGCCTACGACACCCAGAAGATCAAGACCGACTATATCGCCCACGCAAGCGCGATGGACAGTGAATGGATGGCGAAATCGGCGATCATGGGGGCCTTGAACCTCTACCTCGACTTCATCAACCTGTTCATGTTCTTGCTGCAATTCATGGGCAATCGCGAGTAA
- a CDS encoding ATP-binding cassette domain-containing protein, whose amino-acid sequence MSLLALNNVTKRFDGFTAVDGVSFEVDKGAIGGLIGPNGAGKTTLFNALAGLEGPDEGSVTLDGAQISGSAPHRVFTAGLARTFQIPRPFPEMSVLENCMMVPSAQAGEAFWANWFLPGRVGAEERATRDKANEIIEFCGLTRVRRDAASTLSGGQLKLLELARVLMADPKIILLDEPAAGVNPSLMRDLVDTIVALNQRGHTFLIIEHNMDVVMSICDPIMVMAQGRLIYRGDAAGAREDKAVLDAYLGDVH is encoded by the coding sequence GTGAGCCTTTTGGCACTCAACAACGTCACCAAGCGGTTCGACGGCTTCACCGCCGTGGACGGTGTGAGCTTTGAAGTTGACAAGGGCGCCATCGGCGGGCTGATCGGGCCGAACGGGGCCGGGAAGACGACGCTGTTTAACGCGCTGGCAGGGTTGGAAGGGCCGGACGAAGGCTCGGTCACGCTGGATGGCGCGCAGATCTCGGGCAGCGCGCCGCACCGGGTGTTCACTGCGGGGCTGGCGCGCACGTTTCAGATCCCGCGCCCGTTCCCGGAAATGTCGGTGCTGGAAAACTGCATGATGGTGCCAAGCGCCCAGGCGGGCGAGGCGTTCTGGGCCAATTGGTTCCTGCCGGGCCGGGTCGGGGCCGAAGAACGCGCGACCCGCGATAAGGCAAACGAGATCATCGAATTCTGCGGCCTGACCCGTGTGCGGCGTGATGCCGCAAGCACCTTGTCCGGCGGGCAGTTGAAACTGCTGGAACTGGCGCGCGTGCTGATGGCGGACCCCAAGATCATCCTGCTGGACGAACCGGCGGCGGGGGTGAACCCGTCACTGATGCGCGACCTGGTGGACACGATCGTGGCGCTGAACCAGCGGGGCCACACCTTCCTGATCATCGAACACAATATGGATGTCGTGATGTCGATCTGCGACCCGATTATGGTGATGGCGCAGGGACGCCTGATCTATCGCGGTGATGCCGCCGGGGCGCGCGAAGACAAGGCTGTGCTGGATGCTTATTTGGGGGATGTCCATTGA
- a CDS encoding TIGR04076 family protein, whose protein sequence is MDDNFELFDLKVEVVATDKPMVCDHPEGSYFRVVGEMLIFPKDRPRIAMYPLAALIPFFPAKQRPTHPHDWMTTDAEIACPDPHCGARFRITRLKTSTFSHAETTLVPLPEHNDD, encoded by the coding sequence ATGGACGACAATTTCGAACTCTTTGATCTGAAGGTCGAAGTCGTGGCCACGGACAAGCCCATGGTCTGTGACCACCCGGAGGGGAGCTATTTTCGCGTTGTCGGGGAAATGCTGATCTTCCCCAAAGACCGGCCCAGGATCGCAATGTATCCGCTGGCCGCGCTGATCCCGTTCTTTCCGGCCAAGCAGCGCCCGACGCATCCCCATGACTGGATGACAACAGACGCCGAAATCGCCTGCCCTGACCCGCATTGTGGCGCGCGGTTTCGGATCACGCGACTGAAGACATCGACCTTCAGCCATGCCGAGACGACGCTGGTTCCCTTGCCCGAACACAACGATGACTGA
- a CDS encoding branched-chain amino acid ABC transporter permease — MIGVISYLIFFLILALTFGIAVMGLNLQWGFTGLFNAGVAGFLAVGGYTHAILTGPARDAVFGGFELPFVVGLLGAMLASGLVAVVVGLVTLRLRDEYLAVATFGIAVSIQLVAVNWEYVTGGTLGLIGIPNPSKGLADGPLRQNAIYLGMVVLVAVLAYVGLQRIVQSPWGRVLKAIREDEVAAVSLGKNPTRVRLESFVLGCALMGLSGGLYVGFIGFVGATDFLPIITFQIWTMLIVGGSGNMKGALLGAAVVWGVWTGSGFAISKIVAPEWQAQSGALQAVLIGLILVLTLLMRPKGMIGEDVHVSRHAADT, encoded by the coding sequence ATGATCGGCGTAATCTCATACCTGATCTTCTTCCTGATCCTTGCCCTGACATTCGGAATCGCTGTCATGGGGCTGAACCTGCAATGGGGGTTCACGGGGCTGTTTAATGCCGGGGTTGCCGGGTTCCTCGCCGTTGGCGGTTACACCCATGCGATCCTGACTGGCCCGGCGCGGGATGCGGTTTTCGGCGGGTTCGAACTGCCCTTCGTCGTTGGGTTGTTGGGGGCGATGCTGGCCTCTGGCCTTGTGGCCGTCGTTGTCGGCCTTGTGACGCTGCGCCTGCGCGATGAATATCTGGCGGTCGCCACATTCGGCATCGCGGTGTCGATCCAGCTGGTTGCGGTGAACTGGGAGTATGTGACCGGCGGTACGCTGGGGCTGATTGGTATTCCCAACCCCTCGAAAGGGCTCGCCGATGGCCCGTTGCGGCAGAATGCGATCTATCTGGGCATGGTCGTTCTGGTCGCCGTGCTTGCCTATGTCGGTTTGCAGCGCATCGTGCAATCGCCCTGGGGTCGCGTCCTGAAGGCGATCCGCGAAGATGAGGTCGCCGCCGTCAGCCTTGGTAAGAACCCGACGCGGGTGCGGCTGGAATCCTTCGTGCTGGGCTGTGCCCTGATGGGGCTGTCGGGTGGTCTGTACGTAGGTTTCATCGGTTTTGTCGGGGCGACAGACTTTCTGCCGATCATCACCTTCCAGATCTGGACCATGCTGATCGTGGGTGGATCCGGCAACATGAAGGGCGCGTTGCTGGGGGCCGCCGTCGTCTGGGGCGTCTGGACCGGCAGCGGCTTTGCGATCTCGAAAATCGTGGCACCCGAATGGCAGGCGCAAAGCGGTGCTTTGCAGGCGGTGCTGATTGGGCTTATCCTTGTGCTGACGTTACTTATGCGTCCCAAGGGGATGATTGGCGAAGACGTCCACGTCAGCCGCCACGCAGCCGACACATGA
- a CDS encoding branched-chain amino acid ABC transporter permease: MILQHTADGILSGAIIGLGAIGLSFTMKILRFANFSHSELLTWGAYFGLIFVSVATAMGGFGGTFGPLSFGWPLILALVFAAVATSVLALLLHHLIFERLAKVTGHMTMVFASFGVALLLRNAVLLIFGADPIYYSNTLQFAVLLPGNVRVLPDQVFLLALTIVVVIALHLFMTRSRTGIAMRATAESPDLARVSGVNVNNVVRWVWVIGASGAAVAGVLYGLTVQLRPELGFALILPLFAAAILGGAGSLYGAVIGGLIVGLSENLSVMIIPTTYKPAVPFLLILAILYFRPQGLFGEKK; encoded by the coding sequence ATGATCCTGCAGCATACCGCCGACGGCATCCTGTCGGGCGCGATTATCGGGCTTGGCGCGATTGGCCTTAGTTTCACGATGAAAATCCTGCGGTTTGCCAACTTCAGCCATTCCGAGCTGCTGACCTGGGGCGCCTACTTCGGCCTGATCTTCGTCAGCGTGGCAACGGCGATGGGCGGGTTTGGCGGCACATTCGGACCCCTAAGTTTCGGCTGGCCGCTGATCCTGGCGCTGGTTTTTGCGGCGGTGGCGACCAGTGTGCTGGCGTTGCTGTTGCATCATCTGATCTTTGAACGCCTCGCCAAGGTCACCGGTCATATGACCATGGTCTTCGCAAGTTTCGGGGTCGCGCTGCTCCTCAGGAACGCGGTCCTGCTGATTTTCGGGGCAGACCCGATCTATTATTCGAACACGCTGCAATTCGCCGTGCTTCTGCCCGGCAACGTCAGGGTTCTGCCCGATCAGGTGTTCCTGTTGGCATTGACTATCGTGGTGGTCATCGCCCTTCACCTGTTCATGACCCGCTCGCGCACCGGGATCGCCATGCGCGCGACTGCGGAAAGCCCGGACCTCGCGCGGGTCAGCGGGGTCAACGTCAACAATGTGGTTCGCTGGGTCTGGGTGATCGGTGCATCTGGCGCGGCGGTGGCGGGCGTTCTTTACGGGCTGACGGTGCAACTCAGGCCCGAACTTGGCTTCGCGCTGATCCTGCCGTTGTTCGCGGCTGCAATCCTCGGCGGGGCTGGTAGCCTTTATGGTGCGGTCATCGGCGGGTTGATCGTGGGGCTTTCCGAGAACCTGTCCGTGATGATTATCCCCACCACCTACAAGCCCGCCGTGCCGTTCCTGTTAATCCTCGCCATCCTTTATTTCCGCCCGCAAGGGCTGTTCGGAGAGAAGAAATGA